A genomic region of uncultured Roseibium sp. contains the following coding sequences:
- a CDS encoding ABC transporter ATP-binding protein, producing METNHSISIKNLALSFGALDVLKDLNLDVGRGEFLVLLGSSGCGKSTLLNCIAGLLDVSDGQIFIGGRNVTWEEPSKRGIGMVFQSYALYPQMTVAGNLSFGLKNAGLPKAEIEERVNRAARILQIEPLLTRKPAALSGGQRQRAAIGRALVRDADVFLFDEPLSNLDAKLRADLRVEIKQLHQKLSNTMIYVTHDQIEAMTLADRIAIMRGGQILQLATPHEIYNRPASKYVAEFIGSPTMNFFDGEIIAGDGLRFSTGDHAFPLDGYGFRDAAPVQGPAWFGIRPEHMITGPEAAEAKIRLDGQIELVEPLGSDTLARVSSGGRSLWVRMDGQASVHDGDSVAIGFDPERANLFDKTTENRL from the coding sequence ATGGAAACCAATCACAGTATCTCCATCAAGAACCTGGCGCTCAGCTTCGGCGCGCTGGACGTTCTGAAGGATCTCAATCTCGATGTCGGGCGCGGTGAATTCCTCGTTCTGCTCGGCTCCTCCGGTTGCGGCAAGTCAACACTGCTGAACTGCATTGCCGGGCTCCTGGATGTTTCGGACGGCCAGATCTTCATCGGCGGCCGAAATGTCACCTGGGAAGAACCGTCGAAACGCGGCATCGGCATGGTGTTCCAGAGCTATGCGCTCTACCCGCAGATGACCGTTGCCGGCAATCTCAGTTTCGGCCTCAAAAATGCCGGCCTGCCCAAGGCGGAAATTGAGGAACGGGTGAACCGGGCCGCAAGAATCCTGCAGATCGAACCCCTGCTGACGCGCAAACCCGCGGCTCTGTCCGGCGGACAGCGGCAGCGCGCGGCGATCGGCCGGGCTCTCGTGCGCGATGCGGACGTTTTCCTGTTCGACGAACCGCTCTCAAACCTCGATGCAAAACTTCGTGCCGATCTCAGGGTCGAGATCAAGCAGCTCCATCAGAAGCTGAGCAACACGATGATCTACGTCACCCACGACCAGATCGAAGCCATGACACTTGCGGACCGCATCGCAATCATGCGCGGCGGCCAGATCCTTCAGCTTGCAACGCCGCACGAGATCTACAACCGGCCTGCGAGCAAGTATGTCGCCGAGTTCATCGGCTCGCCCACCATGAACTTCTTCGATGGCGAAATCATCGCAGGAGACGGGCTACGCTTTTCCACCGGCGATCACGCGTTTCCGCTCGACGGCTACGGGTTTCGGGACGCCGCACCGGTCCAGGGACCCGCTTGGTTCGGGATCCGCCCGGAACACATGATCACCGGCCCGGAAGCGGCGGAAGCGAAAATCCGGCTGGACGGGCAGATCGAACTGGTCGAACCGCTCGGATCGGACACGCTCGCACGTGTCTCCAGCGGCGGCCGATCCCTCTGGGTCCGCATGGACGGACAGGCGAGCGTGCACGACGGCGACAGCGTTGCGATCGGTTTCGATCCGGAACGTGCCAATCTCTTCGACAAGACAACCGAAAACCGACTCTGA
- a CDS encoding ABC transporter substrate-binding protein yields MKALRVIFAASTALCAATAAHATDLEVTHWWTSGGEAAAVAEFAKAFDATGNKWVDGAIAGSGGTARPIMISRITGGDPMGATQFNHGRQAEELVEAGLMRDLSDIAAEGNWTEIVRPSSLLDSCTLDGKIYCVPVNIHSQQWLWLNNSVFENAGLAVPTNWDEYVAAAPKLEEAGIVPLAMGQQPWQTTLAFQVLLVALAGPEAYTAVFGGKDAELAGGPEMAKVFAAADKARDMAKNSNVQNWNDATNMVITGKAAGQIMGDWAQGEFAVAEQVAGKDYSCLPGLGVNEVIMTGGDAFYFPKVDDADVTAAQGELAKVMISPETQVAFNLKKGSLPVRGDVDLNAANDCMRKGLDILAGGNIIQAPDQLLSADSLTQVNDLFVEFFNNPGMSAEDAQKQFASIISSAD; encoded by the coding sequence ATGAAAGCACTACGCGTAATCTTTGCCGCATCCACGGCTCTTTGTGCCGCCACTGCCGCGCACGCGACAGATCTTGAAGTCACGCACTGGTGGACATCCGGCGGCGAAGCCGCGGCCGTTGCCGAGTTTGCAAAGGCATTCGACGCGACAGGAAACAAATGGGTCGATGGCGCCATCGCCGGTTCCGGCGGCACCGCCCGGCCGATCATGATCAGCCGCATCACCGGCGGTGACCCGATGGGCGCCACGCAATTCAACCATGGCCGCCAGGCTGAAGAACTGGTCGAAGCCGGACTGATGCGCGACCTCAGCGACATCGCCGCGGAAGGCAACTGGACCGAAATCGTGCGCCCTTCGAGCCTGCTGGACAGCTGCACGCTTGACGGCAAAATCTATTGCGTTCCGGTCAACATCCACTCCCAGCAGTGGCTCTGGCTGAACAATTCCGTGTTCGAGAATGCCGGACTTGCCGTGCCGACAAACTGGGACGAGTATGTCGCGGCCGCTCCGAAACTCGAGGAAGCCGGCATCGTTCCCCTGGCCATGGGGCAGCAGCCCTGGCAGACGACACTGGCATTCCAGGTGCTTCTGGTCGCCCTGGCAGGCCCGGAAGCCTATACCGCCGTCTTCGGCGGCAAAGACGCCGAACTTGCCGGTGGGCCGGAAATGGCAAAGGTATTCGCCGCGGCGGACAAGGCCCGCGACATGGCGAAAAACTCCAATGTCCAGAACTGGAACGACGCAACCAACATGGTCATCACCGGAAAGGCCGCCGGCCAGATCATGGGTGACTGGGCGCAAGGTGAATTTGCCGTTGCCGAACAGGTGGCCGGCAAGGACTACTCCTGTCTGCCGGGCCTTGGCGTCAACGAAGTCATCATGACCGGCGGCGATGCGTTCTATTTCCCCAAGGTGGATGATGCCGACGTCACGGCCGCCCAGGGTGAACTGGCCAAGGTCATGATCTCGCCGGAAACGCAGGTTGCGTTCAACCTGAAGAAGGGATCGCTGCCCGTGCGCGGCGATGTCGACCTCAATGCCGCCAACGACTGCATGCGCAAGGGCCTCGATATCCTGGCCGGCGGCAACATCATCCAGGCACCGGACCAGCTGCTTTCGGCGGACAGCCTGACCCAGGTCAACGACCTGTTCGTCGAGTTCTTCAACAACCCGGGAATGTCTGCTGAGGACGCGCAGAAACAGTTCGCGTCCATCATCAGCAGCGCCGACTGA
- a CDS encoding carbohydrate ABC transporter permease — protein MTGPRGRRPRKPLSRRNIMIYGTLIIVSLYYLLPLYVMIVTSLKGMPEIRLGNIFSPPVEITFQPWVKAWAEACTGLNCDGLSRGFFNSVRILIPSVLLSIAIASVNGYALANWRFKGSETFFTILIVGAFIPYQVMIYPIVIMLREIGLYGSLTGLVIVHTIFGMPILTLLFRNYFASVPQELFKAARVDGAGFWGIYFRIMVPMSLPIFVVAMILQVTGIWNDFLFGVIYTKPDLYPMTVQLNNIVNSTQGVKEYNVNMAATILTGLVPLTIYFISGKLFVRGIAAGAVKG, from the coding sequence ATGACCGGACCACGCGGACGCAGACCGCGAAAGCCCCTGTCGCGCCGCAACATCATGATCTACGGCACGTTGATCATTGTGTCGCTCTACTATCTGCTGCCACTCTACGTGATGATCGTCACGTCGCTGAAAGGCATGCCGGAGATCCGCCTGGGGAACATCTTCTCGCCACCCGTCGAGATCACCTTCCAGCCGTGGGTGAAGGCCTGGGCCGAAGCCTGCACGGGTCTCAATTGCGACGGGCTGTCGCGCGGGTTCTTCAATTCGGTCCGGATCCTGATCCCCTCGGTCCTCTTGTCTATCGCGATCGCGTCGGTCAACGGCTACGCACTTGCAAACTGGCGCTTCAAGGGCTCGGAGACCTTCTTCACCATCCTGATCGTCGGTGCCTTCATCCCCTACCAGGTGATGATCTATCCGATCGTGATCATGCTGCGCGAAATCGGGCTTTACGGCAGCCTTACGGGCCTCGTGATCGTGCACACCATCTTCGGCATGCCGATCCTCACGCTCCTGTTCCGGAACTACTTCGCGTCGGTGCCGCAGGAACTGTTCAAGGCTGCCCGCGTCGACGGTGCGGGTTTCTGGGGCATTTATTTCCGGATCATGGTGCCGATGAGCCTGCCGATCTTCGTTGTCGCAATGATCCTGCAGGTGACCGGCATCTGGAACGACTTCCTGTTCGGTGTCATCTACACCAAGCCGGATCTCTATCCGATGACGGTCCAGCTCAACAACATCGTCAACTCCACGCAGGGCGTGAAGGAATACAACGTCAACATGGCGGCGACGATCCTGACCGGACTTGTTCCGCTCACCATCTATTTCATCTCCGGCAAACTCTTTGTCCGCGGCATCGCCGCAGGCGCCGTGAAAGGCTGA
- a CDS encoding Gfo/Idh/MocA family oxidoreductase, producing MTDKLGIGILGCGNISAAYMRLAPLFKGIEVRACADLNEDAAKARAEEFNLRAETVDGLLSADDIDIIVNLTVPAAHYEVSGNILKAGKHVYSEKPFVLSVDEGQTLQKLAAEKGLRVGSAPDTFLGGAHQLARHLVDSGAVGAVTSGTCFVQSPGMEMWHPNPDFFFKPGGGPILDLGPYYVSNLVQLLGPVKRITAMSSSGSEYRTITSEPRNGEKIKVETPTTIHAIMQFHSGAQVTYCASWDVWQHGHSNMELYGRDGTLHVPDPNFFGGEIRMTARDSFVTVSEDWKHPFSVANDGSHANYRAAGLADMALAILQNRPHRCSLEFSLHVVDVMTSILASGETGEYKDILTTCDRPEALGPQAARDLLA from the coding sequence ATGACAGACAAGCTTGGTATCGGCATCCTGGGATGCGGAAACATCTCCGCTGCCTACATGCGTCTGGCGCCTCTCTTCAAGGGGATCGAAGTGCGCGCCTGCGCCGACCTTAACGAGGATGCGGCAAAGGCACGTGCCGAAGAATTCAACCTCAGGGCCGAAACCGTCGACGGTCTCCTGTCTGCGGACGACATTGACATCATCGTCAACCTGACGGTGCCTGCCGCGCATTACGAGGTCTCCGGCAACATCCTGAAAGCGGGGAAACACGTTTATTCGGAAAAACCGTTCGTGCTCAGCGTCGACGAAGGTCAGACCCTTCAGAAGCTGGCAGCCGAAAAAGGGCTTCGCGTCGGCTCTGCACCCGACACGTTCCTGGGCGGGGCGCACCAGCTGGCCAGACATCTGGTCGACAGTGGTGCCGTCGGTGCCGTCACCTCGGGTACCTGCTTCGTGCAAAGCCCCGGCATGGAAATGTGGCATCCGAACCCGGACTTCTTCTTCAAACCGGGCGGCGGCCCGATCCTTGACCTCGGCCCCTATTACGTTTCCAACCTCGTCCAGTTGCTGGGCCCGGTGAAGCGCATCACGGCCATGAGCTCCTCAGGTTCGGAGTACCGCACGATCACCTCCGAGCCGCGCAACGGCGAAAAGATCAAGGTCGAGACCCCGACAACAATCCACGCCATCATGCAGTTCCATTCCGGTGCGCAGGTGACCTATTGCGCGAGCTGGGACGTCTGGCAGCACGGCCATTCCAACATGGAGCTCTACGGCCGCGACGGAACCCTGCACGTTCCGGACCCGAATTTCTTCGGCGGGGAGATCCGCATGACCGCCCGGGACAGTTTCGTCACGGTGTCCGAAGACTGGAAGCATCCGTTCTCCGTCGCCAATGACGGATCGCATGCCAACTACCGGGCAGCCGGTCTTGCGGACATGGCGCTCGCCATCCTGCAGAACCGGCCGCACAGGTGTTCGCTGGAATTTTCCCTGCATGTCGTGGATGTGATGACATCAATTCTCGCTTCCGGCGAGACGGGTGAGTACAAGGATATTCTCACCACATGCGACCGGCCCGAGGCTCTTGGACCCCAGGCGGCGCGGGACCTCTTGGCGTAA
- a CDS encoding sugar ABC transporter permease — protein MAAATGPTRWHKNLSAKVAAIPMITTALVVFIGGTAWTVLYSFTSSKLLPKEKFVGFAQYERLWSSSKWLISIENLAIYGAFSLIFSLLIGFVLAALLDQKIRFEDTFRTILLYPFALSFIVTGLAWQWILNPDFGVQQVVRNLGWETFSFDPLYDPEIVIYGILIAGLWQGTGLIMCLMLAGLRGIDEDIWKAAKIDGIPMWKTYIFIVIPMMRGIFITAIVLIASGIIKVYDLVVAQTGGGPGIASEVPAKYVYDAMFLSQNLGQGFAASTMMLLSVIIIVVPWAYLEFGGKRRG, from the coding sequence ATGGCTGCAGCTACAGGGCCGACAAGGTGGCACAAGAACCTGAGTGCCAAAGTGGCCGCGATACCGATGATCACGACGGCACTCGTCGTCTTTATCGGCGGAACCGCCTGGACGGTTCTCTACTCGTTCACCAGCTCGAAACTTCTTCCGAAGGAAAAATTCGTCGGGTTCGCCCAGTATGAACGGCTGTGGAGCAGCAGCAAATGGCTGATCTCCATCGAAAACCTTGCCATCTACGGCGCGTTTTCGCTCATCTTTTCTCTTCTGATCGGCTTTGTTCTGGCGGCTCTTCTGGATCAGAAAATCCGCTTCGAGGACACATTCCGGACAATCCTGCTGTATCCGTTCGCACTCAGCTTCATCGTGACCGGCCTTGCCTGGCAGTGGATCCTCAACCCGGATTTCGGCGTGCAGCAGGTGGTGCGCAATCTCGGCTGGGAGACCTTTTCCTTCGATCCGCTCTACGATCCGGAAATCGTCATATACGGCATTCTCATTGCGGGCCTTTGGCAGGGCACAGGCCTGATCATGTGTCTCATGCTGGCCGGTCTCAGGGGGATTGACGAGGACATCTGGAAGGCGGCGAAGATCGACGGAATTCCTATGTGGAAGACCTATATCTTCATCGTCATTCCGATGATGCGCGGCATCTTCATCACGGCCATCGTGCTGATCGCATCCGGCATCATCAAGGTCTACGATCTCGTCGTGGCCCAGACCGGCGGCGGCCCGGGAATCGCCTCTGAAGTGCCGGCGAAATACGTCTATGACGCCATGTTCCTGTCGCAGAACCTCGGACAGGGGTTTGCCGCATCGACGATGATGCTGCTTTCCGTCATCATAATCGTCGTGCCCTGGGCCTATCTCGAATTCGGAGGGAAACGCCGTGGGTGA
- a CDS encoding sugar phosphate isomerase/epimerase, translating to MDVSFQLYSARNFTPWDKVLANLASLGYTQVEGFGGNYEDAAAFKGLLDQNGLAMPSGHFFPLEQFNDDLGRVIETAKTLGMERLFCPALPPEQRVTNPDAWVGVGQNLENIGKKLRDAGLRFGWHNHDFEFIACTDGRLPMDILLESAPSIEWEADIAWIVRGGQDPLSWIERYASRITTAHVKDIAPEGECTDEDGWADVGHGVMDWTGLTAALRKAGADLFVMEHDNPSDVERFASRSIEAFRKF from the coding sequence ATGGACGTTTCTTTCCAACTCTACTCGGCCCGCAACTTCACCCCCTGGGACAAGGTGCTCGCAAACCTGGCCAGCCTCGGATACACGCAGGTGGAAGGCTTCGGCGGCAATTACGAAGACGCTGCCGCCTTCAAGGGCCTGCTCGACCAGAACGGTCTTGCAATGCCATCCGGGCATTTTTTCCCTCTGGAACAATTCAACGACGATCTCGGTCGCGTCATCGAGACGGCAAAGACCCTCGGCATGGAACGCCTGTTCTGCCCGGCGCTTCCGCCGGAGCAGCGTGTCACCAATCCGGATGCCTGGGTCGGCGTTGGCCAGAACCTGGAGAACATCGGGAAAAAGCTTCGGGATGCCGGGCTTCGTTTCGGCTGGCACAACCATGACTTCGAGTTCATTGCGTGCACAGACGGACGGCTGCCGATGGACATCCTGCTTGAAAGCGCGCCGTCGATCGAATGGGAGGCCGATATTGCCTGGATCGTCCGCGGCGGACAGGACCCGCTGAGCTGGATCGAGCGCTACGCCAGCCGCATCACCACCGCCCATGTCAAGGACATTGCACCGGAAGGCGAGTGCACCGACGAAGACGGCTGGGCCGATGTCGGCCATGGCGTCATGGACTGGACGGGGCTCACGGCCGCCCTGCGCAAGGCCGGCGCTGATCTCTTCGTCATGGAACACGACAACCCCTCCGACGTCGAACGGTTTGCAAGCCGTTCGATCGAAGCATTCCGGAAATTCTAA
- a CDS encoding glycoside hydrolase family 43 protein has product MIRNPILPGFNPDPSICRVGNDYYIATSTFEWYPGVQIHKSKDLVNWTLAGRPLNRAKQLDMRGNPDSGGVWAPCLSHADGWFWLVYTDVKRLDGNFKDAHNYVVTSASIDGPWSDPIYLSSHGFDPSLFHDDDGRRWYLVLQWNHISSSVGGKPKASAFDGILLQEWSEKEGLIGQPKKIFSGSALGLTEGPHLFKRNGWYYLTVAEGGTGYNHAVTMARSRSIDGPYELHPDTHLITAKDAPDWPLQRAGHGQIVETPDGQAYHTHLCSRPLPGRFSPMGRETGLQKCVWKDDWLYLADDGPRPQVDVEGLGSASPRPVRKLERLFNGTILPEEFQWLRTPYPDRLFSLTGSALRLIGRESIGSWNEQALVARRQEHHAYRAETTLTTFEPDTYQQAAGLTTYYNRHKFHLLAVSRTEEQGRCLMLMSCPGDWPDGRMTFPAAFVPVEDGPVDLAVTVDGARQQFHWRQKGGWQPVGPELDASVISDEGGRGEHASFTGAFVGMIAFDVSGGGRTAEFDRFTYAPEGT; this is encoded by the coding sequence ATGATCCGCAATCCGATCCTGCCCGGGTTCAATCCGGATCCCTCGATCTGCCGCGTGGGCAATGACTATTATATCGCCACATCGACATTCGAATGGTATCCGGGCGTCCAGATCCACAAGTCGAAAGACCTGGTAAACTGGACCCTAGCAGGCCGGCCGCTGAACCGGGCAAAACAGCTCGACATGCGCGGCAACCCGGACAGCGGCGGTGTCTGGGCGCCCTGCCTGAGCCATGCGGACGGGTGGTTCTGGCTGGTCTATACCGATGTCAAGCGCCTGGACGGCAACTTCAAGGACGCCCACAACTACGTGGTGACGTCCGCCTCCATCGACGGCCCATGGAGCGATCCGATCTATCTCTCCTCGCACGGGTTCGATCCGTCCCTGTTTCACGACGACGACGGCCGCAGATGGTACCTCGTGCTCCAGTGGAACCACATTTCAAGTTCCGTCGGAGGCAAACCGAAGGCCTCCGCCTTTGATGGTATCCTGCTGCAGGAATGGTCGGAAAAGGAAGGCCTGATCGGGCAGCCGAAGAAGATCTTCTCCGGCAGTGCGCTCGGTCTGACCGAGGGTCCGCACCTGTTCAAGCGCAATGGCTGGTACTATCTCACGGTCGCGGAGGGTGGAACGGGATACAATCATGCCGTCACCATGGCACGGTCCCGTTCGATCGACGGCCCTTACGAGTTGCATCCCGACACGCATCTGATCACGGCAAAGGACGCACCGGACTGGCCGCTGCAGCGGGCCGGCCACGGCCAGATCGTCGAAACGCCGGATGGCCAGGCCTATCACACGCATCTTTGCTCCCGTCCCTTGCCCGGACGCTTCTCTCCCATGGGCCGGGAAACGGGTTTGCAGAAATGCGTCTGGAAGGACGACTGGCTTTACCTGGCAGATGACGGCCCGCGGCCCCAGGTCGACGTCGAAGGTCTCGGCAGCGCAAGCCCGAGGCCGGTCCGGAAACTTGAGCGTTTGTTCAACGGAACAATCCTGCCCGAGGAGTTCCAGTGGCTCAGGACACCCTATCCCGACCGGCTGTTTTCGCTGACCGGCTCAGCCCTGCGTCTCATCGGACGGGAAAGCATCGGCAGCTGGAACGAACAGGCGCTGGTCGCGCGAAGACAGGAACACCACGCCTATCGTGCGGAGACCACGCTGACAACGTTCGAACCGGATACCTATCAGCAGGCGGCGGGGCTGACGACCTACTACAACCGGCACAAGTTTCACCTGCTTGCGGTCAGCCGGACCGAGGAGCAGGGCCGCTGTCTGATGCTGATGTCCTGTCCCGGCGACTGGCCCGACGGGCGCATGACTTTTCCGGCGGCGTTTGTCCCGGTCGAGGATGGCCCGGTCGATCTTGCGGTAACGGTCGACGGCGCACGCCAGCAATTCCACTGGCGTCAGAAGGGCGGCTGGCAACCCGTCGGGCCGGAGCTTGATGCAAGCGTCATTTCGGACGAAGGTGGCCGGGGAGAACATGCATCCTTCACCGGAGCCTTTGTGGGCATGATTGCCTTCGACGTGAGCGGAGGGGGCAGGACAGCGGAATTCGACCGGTTCACATATGCACCTGAAGGAACATGA
- the mgrA gene encoding L-glyceraldehyde 3-phosphate reductase: MTWQAAQARYDTMEYRRCGKSGLKLPVISLGLWHNFGGDTAHTSKRDIVRTAFDHGITHFDLANNYGPPPGSAEEAFGDILKTDFAPYRDEMIISSKAGYGMWPGPYGEWGSRKYLIASCDQSLKRLGLDYVDIFYSHRFDPNTPLEETMMALDHIVRSGRALYVGISSYNSKRTREAAAILKDLGTPCLIHQPSYSMINRWVEEDGLLDTLDDLGIGSIAFTPLAQGMLTNKYLKGIPEGSRATQGKSLRDEFLSEETLEAIRALNAIAERRGQTLAQMALAWVLRNGRVTTALIGASRPEQVTDCAAVVNNMDFNEAELQEIEATTVEANVNLWAASSERPGPSRK; the protein is encoded by the coding sequence ATGACCTGGCAAGCCGCACAAGCACGTTATGACACCATGGAATACCGCCGCTGCGGGAAATCCGGCCTGAAACTGCCGGTGATCTCGCTCGGCCTCTGGCATAATTTCGGAGGCGACACGGCGCATACGAGCAAACGCGATATCGTGCGCACCGCTTTCGACCACGGCATTACACATTTCGATCTTGCCAACAATTACGGTCCACCGCCGGGTTCGGCGGAAGAAGCGTTCGGGGACATCCTGAAAACGGACTTCGCGCCCTACAGGGACGAGATGATCATCTCGTCCAAGGCCGGCTACGGCATGTGGCCCGGTCCCTATGGGGAATGGGGCAGCCGGAAATACCTGATCGCCTCCTGCGATCAATCGCTGAAGCGGCTCGGGCTCGATTATGTCGACATTTTCTATTCGCACCGCTTCGACCCTAATACGCCGCTGGAAGAGACCATGATGGCGCTCGACCATATCGTCCGGTCCGGGCGTGCGCTTTATGTCGGCATCTCCTCCTACAATTCCAAACGGACCCGGGAAGCGGCCGCGATCCTGAAGGACCTCGGCACACCGTGCCTGATCCATCAGCCGAGCTATTCGATGATCAACCGCTGGGTCGAAGAGGACGGCCTTCTCGACACGCTGGACGATCTCGGCATCGGCTCCATTGCCTTCACGCCGCTGGCGCAGGGCATGCTGACCAACAAGTATCTCAAGGGCATTCCGGAAGGCAGCCGGGCAACGCAGGGCAAGTCCCTCAGGGACGAGTTTCTGAGCGAGGAGACGCTCGAAGCGATCCGCGCCCTCAACGCGATTGCCGAGCGGCGCGGACAGACGCTCGCGCAGATGGCCCTCGCCTGGGTTCTGCGCAACGGGCGCGTCACCACGGCGCTCATCGGCGCCAGCCGGCCCGAGCAGGTGACCGATTGCGCTGCGGTCGTCAACAACATGGATTTCAACGAAGCGGAACTGCAGGAAATCGAGGCAACGACGGTCGAGGCGAATGTCAACCTTTGGGCGGCCTCGTCCGAGCGCCCGGGACCGTCCCGAAAATGA
- a CDS encoding sugar phosphate isomerase/epimerase: protein MAGLIKGPAIFLAQFGGDEAPFNSLPAIAKWAADLGYKGIQIPTFDSRLFDLDKAAESQTYCDEVKGICSDAGVEITELSTHLQGQLVAVHPAYDLAFDGFAPAHLHGNPAGRQEWAVDQMKKAAVASKRLGLTASVSFTGSLAFPYLYPWPQRPAGLIEEAFAELARRWKPILDVYEDNGVDVGYEIHPGEDVFDGITFEMFLEALGGHARCQINYDPSHFLLQQLDYLAFIDIYHERICAYHVKDAEFNPDGRQGVYSGYQGWVNRAGRFRSLGDGQVDFSGIFSKLAQYGYDSWAVLEWECCLKSPEQGAAEGAPFIESHIIEVTDKAFDDFAGGDTDQEQIRKMLGL, encoded by the coding sequence ATGGCAGGACTGATCAAGGGACCCGCAATTTTCCTGGCGCAATTCGGCGGCGACGAAGCGCCTTTCAACAGTCTGCCTGCGATCGCGAAATGGGCAGCGGATCTCGGGTACAAGGGTATCCAGATCCCGACCTTCGACAGCCGGCTGTTCGATCTCGACAAGGCGGCCGAAAGCCAGACTTATTGCGACGAGGTCAAGGGGATCTGTTCGGACGCCGGTGTGGAGATCACCGAACTGTCGACCCACCTGCAAGGCCAACTGGTCGCCGTTCACCCGGCCTATGACCTTGCCTTTGACGGCTTCGCTCCGGCGCACCTTCACGGCAATCCCGCAGGGCGCCAGGAATGGGCGGTCGATCAGATGAAGAAGGCGGCGGTTGCCAGCAAGAGGCTTGGTCTTACCGCTTCGGTCAGCTTCACCGGCTCACTGGCGTTTCCGTATCTCTATCCCTGGCCGCAGCGTCCGGCAGGGCTGATCGAGGAAGCCTTTGCCGAACTTGCCCGACGCTGGAAACCGATCCTGGATGTCTACGAGGACAACGGCGTCGATGTCGGCTACGAGATTCATCCGGGCGAGGATGTGTTCGACGGGATCACGTTCGAAATGTTCCTTGAGGCGCTCGGTGGCCATGCGAGGTGCCAGATCAACTACGATCCGTCCCACTTCCTGCTCCAGCAACTGGACTACCTGGCCTTCATCGACATCTACCACGAGCGGATCTGCGCCTATCACGTCAAGGATGCCGAATTCAATCCGGACGGCCGCCAGGGCGTCTATTCCGGGTATCAGGGCTGGGTGAACCGTGCCGGCCGTTTCCGCTCACTCGGCGACGGCCAGGTCGACTTTTCAGGCATCTTCTCCAAACTCGCCCAGTATGGCTATGACAGTTGGGCAGTTCTGGAGTGGGAATGCTGCCTCAAGTCACCCGAGCAGGGGGCGGCCGAAGGCGCGCCCTTTATCGAGAGCCACATCATAGAGGTCACGGACAAGGCATTCGACGACTTCGCCGGAGGGGATACCGACCAGGAGCAGATCCGCAAGATGCTCGGGCTCTGA